TTTACCTGACTTTTCTGGTAACCTTGCTTGCTGCAATGGGCACCCTCCTGGGAACTGTTCTTTCCCATAGAACCTCTCCAACCTATTTAAGAAAAGGCTTTGCTGTATTTGTGATAATGGTTGCCTTCTTTTTAATCACAAAGAACTATACGGCTCTGTTTTAAACGGCCTTTTATAAAAGGGTTTATTTCCGAGAGCAAAAATCACAAAGGAACTTTGACTTCTTTTTAGATGGATAATTTAAAGCCTCGAGGGAAGTTTCTCTTCCCTTATACTCCCTTTCTTTGTTAGAAATATAGCAGGGTTCTGAAGCCCTCGTGGGGCTGCAATAACCTACCTCCTTCCAAAATGCAGGATTGGCTCTAAACGCTTTAAACAAACAAAGCACAAATCCTTTTTTCTTGTGGAAAGATTCCTGATGTAAGGAACCTCCTTCAAGTAAGGTTTAGCCTCTCAGAAGAGAAAGCTGTAATAGCCTTGAAACAGGGCAATGGTGTGGAACTGCTCTCTTTCTAACCTCAGCTTTCCATTTTGGAGATTTGGTATATTACTTGCTATTTACTGATAAATAGAGGGAAAAAACAATATCACCACCCCTACAAGTCAGATGAATTAAGATTATGACCAACGCACGAATTCTGATAGTCGAGGATAACGCTATCATAGCAAGGTATCTGGGGAGTATGCTATCCAGAGCAAATTATGAAGTTGTTGGAATAGTTCCATCTGGAGAGGAGGCCATTGAAAAAGCCATAGAAACCCATCCAGATTTAGTATTGATGGATATTACCTTAGAAGGAAAGATGGACGGCATAGAGGCAGCCGAGCACATCTATGCCCGTTTTAATATTCCAATAATTTACATAACTTCCCTTGAAGACTCCTCTACGATCCGACGTATAAAAGCCTCCCAAGCTTTTGGATATATTTCTAAGCCAACTAAGGATACCGAATTACTTACAGCTATTGAAATGGCTCTCCACAGGCTTAAAACTGGCACAAATTGTTAGTCAATGAGAAAACCTCAAAGTATTTTTCTCTCTATTCTTCTCCCTTAGAAGGGGAGGTAGAGGAATAAAAAGGGGAAACCAGATTTTGATACCAGGCTTGTAATCTCAATTCCATCTGTATGAGGATGTTATATTAGAGCAACCCACCGGGTTGCTCTAGATTCTATAGAAAAATCGTACAAAGTTGTCCTTGCGGTTATACGGTATTTCCCTGTAGAAACCTTCCTGATCCTTAGGAATACTATCCAGAATGAAAAGCCTCTGGCTCAAACGAATTAAATTACTTCGGAACACACAAACAAACAAAATTCCTTTGAGCATATTCTTTT
The genomic region above belongs to Candidatus Limnocylindrales bacterium and contains:
- a CDS encoding response regulator yields the protein MTNARILIVEDNAIIARYLGSMLSRANYEVVGIVPSGEEAIEKAIETHPDLVLMDITLEGKMDGIEAAEHIYARFNIPIIYITSLEDSSTIRRIKASQAFGYISKPTKDTELLTAIEMALHRLKTGTNC